The sequence GGTCTTCGTAATCTCGTCGAACGTAAAACCGGTCATGGCCCGACGGCCCGGAGAGGTCGGCTTATACTGCTTAATAGGCATCGTCGTTTCCTAATTCATCAGGGGGCCGTTGATTTTCTAGACCCCTTCAAAGAGTTCGAGTTTTTCGCCTTTTTTGAGCGTCAGGATGGCTTTTTTAAGGTCCGGCCTTTTTCCCTCGAAACGGCCCAAACGCTTTAGTTTGCCCTTGCTATTAATGATACGGACCGAATCAATCTTGACCTTCA is a genomic window of Nitrospiria bacterium containing:
- the rplW gene encoding 50S ribosomal protein L23, which translates into the protein MTRDPHQILIRPLLTEKMTGLKESQNKVCFLVHPRSNKIEIKRAAEEALKVKIDSVRIINSKGKLKRLGRFEGKRPDLKKAILTLKKGEKLELFEGV